A DNA window from Haloactinospora alba contains the following coding sequences:
- the purD gene encoding phosphoribosylamine--glycine ligase — protein sequence MKALVLGGGGREHALVRALSNDPGVTDLHCAPGNPGISALAENHVINVQDGLAVTELASRIGSELVVVGPEAPLVSGVANALRERGIPVFGPDREAARLEGSKAFAKEVMEAAGVPTARSRVCKNPGQVSEALEAFGPPYVVKNDGLASGKGVVVTEDRQAAERHARECGRVVVEEYLDGPEVSLFVLSDGVRAIPLPAAKDFKRAHDGDRGPNTGGMGAYVPLSWAPSGLTDEVMESVVRPTLVEMSRRGARYQGLLYLGLALTSTGPRVVEFNARFGDPEAQVVLDRLATPIGSLLQACDTGDLGKVTSLEWRTGAAVTVVIAAENYPASPVKGDTVTGLDSANAVDGAYVLHAGTSWSSDREIKSDGGRVLNVVGTGDTLARARERAYEAAGRVELRGSFYRRDIAEQAAADEV from the coding sequence GTGAAAGCCCTGGTCCTCGGCGGCGGTGGCCGCGAACACGCACTCGTCCGAGCCCTGTCCAACGACCCGGGTGTGACCGATCTGCACTGCGCACCCGGCAACCCCGGTATTTCGGCACTCGCGGAGAACCACGTCATCAACGTCCAGGACGGGCTCGCCGTCACCGAGCTCGCCTCGCGCATCGGCAGCGAGCTCGTCGTGGTGGGACCGGAGGCCCCGCTGGTGTCCGGTGTCGCCAACGCGCTGCGGGAACGCGGCATCCCGGTGTTCGGCCCGGACCGGGAGGCCGCGCGCCTGGAGGGGTCGAAAGCCTTCGCCAAGGAGGTCATGGAGGCCGCGGGCGTGCCCACCGCCCGGTCCCGGGTGTGCAAGAACCCGGGCCAGGTGTCCGAGGCGCTGGAGGCGTTCGGGCCGCCCTACGTGGTCAAGAACGACGGCCTCGCCTCCGGCAAGGGCGTCGTCGTGACCGAGGACCGCCAGGCCGCGGAACGCCACGCGCGCGAGTGCGGCCGGGTGGTCGTGGAGGAGTACCTGGACGGCCCCGAGGTCTCCCTGTTCGTGCTGAGCGACGGTGTCCGCGCCATCCCCCTGCCTGCCGCGAAGGACTTCAAACGCGCGCACGACGGCGACAGGGGGCCCAACACCGGCGGGATGGGCGCCTACGTGCCGCTGTCGTGGGCGCCCTCGGGCCTCACCGACGAGGTCATGGAGAGCGTCGTGCGCCCCACGCTGGTGGAGATGTCCCGGCGCGGCGCCCGCTACCAGGGACTGCTCTACCTCGGACTCGCGCTGACCTCGACCGGCCCGCGGGTGGTGGAGTTCAACGCGCGTTTCGGCGATCCGGAAGCCCAGGTGGTCCTGGACCGGTTGGCCACGCCGATCGGTTCGCTCCTGCAGGCGTGCGACACCGGCGACCTGGGCAAGGTCACCTCGCTGGAGTGGCGTACCGGCGCCGCCGTGACCGTCGTCATCGCCGCGGAGAACTACCCCGCCTCCCCGGTGAAGGGGGACACCGTCACGGGGCTGGACTCCGCCAACGCCGTGGACGGGGCCTACGTGCTGCACGCCGGGACCTCCTGGAGCAGCGACCGCGAGATCAAGTCGGACGGCGGCCGTGTACTCAACGTGGTGGGAACCGGCGACACGCTCGCCCGGGCCCGCGAGCGCGCCTACGAGGCGGCGGGGCGCGTCGAGCTGCGTGGTTCCTTCTACCGGCGCGACATCGCCGAACAGGCCGCGGCGGACGAGGTGTGA